The following coding sequences are from one Molothrus aeneus isolate 106 chromosome Z, BPBGC_Maene_1.0, whole genome shotgun sequence window:
- the CCDC112 gene encoding coiled-coil domain-containing protein 112 isoform X2, translating to MAALAPALAAAAGRLQNESCSSTAGAGRQVQSWKIKAERAKKVEFIRTAEKLKAQLANIEKDKTGHLYNRKSDSRVEYRLLEELEHSMTVSRKMEIVDKIKEMMEEIENAINDFKEEQRQIYQQLLKEEKAVINELSLFERKVELWALGSSTAEKVWKLPSAKVTVDKTLENHLPEEVIEFEKFLQRTGGRQGGWDDYDHQNFLKIRTKYRGRLSYMDEALEYLSGRTKEDIEQHDKWYQEYVILHERKKESIKKWKEKQQQEKERNLKEKEKLEKMLKERWVQREEAQKQKAEEERKRKHAAVEVWKKQKVVAFAIDQASQLKLEEKEKKQQKECRSHVKLLLERNTLQKKVKEELEKLENEKKEEAEKEGRKKIAAEEISKFQEHDLHKLELRVLQKHTKEIEKQEKDKRLAKLREKVEVRVTRDRSRLNRPSKGWEERSQEMAPAAAEPLLRVSQRAVPAWRGGS from the exons ATGGCCGCGCTGGCCCCGGcgctggcggcggcggccgggcggcTGCAG AATGAGAGCTGTTCCAGTACTGCAGGTGCTGGCCGACAGGTTCAGAGCTGGAAGATCAAAGCTGAACGAGCTAAGAAAGTTGAATTCATAAGAACTGCAGAAAAGCTAAAAGCTCA GCTTGCAAATatagaaaaagacaaaactggACACCTTTATAACAGGAAGAGTGATTCCAGGGTAGAATACAGATTACTTGAGGAACTGGAACACAGCATGACTGTCAGCAGGAAAATGGAAA ttGTTGACAAGATCAAGGAAATGatggaagaaatagaaaatgcaaTCAATGATTTTAAAGAGGAACAGAGGCAAAT ATATCAACAGcttttgaaagaggaaaaagctgtCATTAATGAGCTCAGTCTCTTTGAGAGAAAAGTGGAACTGTGGGCATTAGGGAGCTCAACAGCAGAAAAAGTTTGGAAATTACCATCAGCCAAGGTCACAGTTGATAAAACACTGGAAAATCATCTACCCGAAGAAGTAATAGAgtttgaaaaatttcttcagcgAACAGGGGGGCGGCAAGGAGGCTGGGATGATTATGATCAtcaaaattttctgaaaatacgGACAAAATACAGAGGAAGGCTGTCTTACATGGATGAAGCCCTTGAGTATCTCAGCGGAAGAACAAAAGAAGATATAGAACAGCATGACAAATGGTATCAAGAATATGTAATTTtacatgaaagaaagaaagag TCAATTaaaaagtggaaagaaaagcagcagcaagaaaaagaaagaaacttaaaggagaaagagaaattagaaaaaatgcTGAAGGAAAGATGGGTACAGCGTGAAGAAGCTCAGAAGCAAaaggcagaagaagaaagaaaaagaaaacatgctgCAGTTGAAGTCTGGAAGAAACAGAAAGTAGTAGCATTTGCAATAGATCAAGCATCCCAACTAAAACtagaagagaaggagaaaaagcaacaaaaagagTGCCGAAGCCACGTGAAGTTACTGTTGGAAAGGAACACCTTGCAAAAAAAAGTGAAGGAGGAACTTGAAAAGCttgaaaatgagaagaaagaggaagctgaaaaggagggaaggaagaaaattgcTGCAGAAGAAATTTCTAAGTTTCAAGAGCAT GATCTACATAAACTGGAGCTAAGGGTTCTACAGAAACACacgaaagaaatagagaaacaggaaaaagacaaaagattGGCAAAGTTAAGAGAGAAG GTCGAGGTTCGGGTGACCAGAGACCGATCCAGGTTGAACAGACCTTCCAAGGGCTGGGAGGAACGCAGTCAAGAgatggcaccagcagctgcGGAACCGCTGTTGCGTGTTTCTCAGAG agctgtcccagcctggagaggagggtCCTAG
- the CCDC112 gene encoding coiled-coil domain-containing protein 112 isoform X1, whose amino-acid sequence MAALAPALAAAAGRLQNESCSSTAGAGRQVQSWKIKAERAKKVEFIRTAEKLKAQLANIEKDKTGHLYNRKSDSRVEYRLLEELEHSMTVSRKMEKAKILQQLSKIQNNVKRLQQQLKDVKPTPEFVDKIKEMMEEIENAINDFKEEQRQIYQQLLKEEKAVINELSLFERKVELWALGSSTAEKVWKLPSAKVTVDKTLENHLPEEVIEFEKFLQRTGGRQGGWDDYDHQNFLKIRTKYRGRLSYMDEALEYLSGRTKEDIEQHDKWYQEYVILHERKKESIKKWKEKQQQEKERNLKEKEKLEKMLKERWVQREEAQKQKAEEERKRKHAAVEVWKKQKVVAFAIDQASQLKLEEKEKKQQKECRSHVKLLLERNTLQKKVKEELEKLENEKKEEAEKEGRKKIAAEEISKFQEHDLHKLELRVLQKHTKEIEKQEKDKRLAKLREKVEVRVTRDRSRLNRPSKGWEERSQEMAPAAAEPLLRVSQRAVPAWRGGS is encoded by the exons ATGGCCGCGCTGGCCCCGGcgctggcggcggcggccgggcggcTGCAG AATGAGAGCTGTTCCAGTACTGCAGGTGCTGGCCGACAGGTTCAGAGCTGGAAGATCAAAGCTGAACGAGCTAAGAAAGTTGAATTCATAAGAACTGCAGAAAAGCTAAAAGCTCA GCTTGCAAATatagaaaaagacaaaactggACACCTTTATAACAGGAAGAGTGATTCCAGGGTAGAATACAGATTACTTGAGGAACTGGAACACAGCATGACTGTCAGCAGGAAAATGGAAA aagctaaaatcctgcagcagctatcaaaaatacaaaacaatgtGAAGAGACTTCAGCAGCAATTGAAAGATGTGAAGCCTACACCAGAGT ttGTTGACAAGATCAAGGAAATGatggaagaaatagaaaatgcaaTCAATGATTTTAAAGAGGAACAGAGGCAAAT ATATCAACAGcttttgaaagaggaaaaagctgtCATTAATGAGCTCAGTCTCTTTGAGAGAAAAGTGGAACTGTGGGCATTAGGGAGCTCAACAGCAGAAAAAGTTTGGAAATTACCATCAGCCAAGGTCACAGTTGATAAAACACTGGAAAATCATCTACCCGAAGAAGTAATAGAgtttgaaaaatttcttcagcgAACAGGGGGGCGGCAAGGAGGCTGGGATGATTATGATCAtcaaaattttctgaaaatacgGACAAAATACAGAGGAAGGCTGTCTTACATGGATGAAGCCCTTGAGTATCTCAGCGGAAGAACAAAAGAAGATATAGAACAGCATGACAAATGGTATCAAGAATATGTAATTTtacatgaaagaaagaaagag TCAATTaaaaagtggaaagaaaagcagcagcaagaaaaagaaagaaacttaaaggagaaagagaaattagaaaaaatgcTGAAGGAAAGATGGGTACAGCGTGAAGAAGCTCAGAAGCAAaaggcagaagaagaaagaaaaagaaaacatgctgCAGTTGAAGTCTGGAAGAAACAGAAAGTAGTAGCATTTGCAATAGATCAAGCATCCCAACTAAAACtagaagagaaggagaaaaagcaacaaaaagagTGCCGAAGCCACGTGAAGTTACTGTTGGAAAGGAACACCTTGCAAAAAAAAGTGAAGGAGGAACTTGAAAAGCttgaaaatgagaagaaagaggaagctgaaaaggagggaaggaagaaaattgcTGCAGAAGAAATTTCTAAGTTTCAAGAGCAT GATCTACATAAACTGGAGCTAAGGGTTCTACAGAAACACacgaaagaaatagagaaacaggaaaaagacaaaagattGGCAAAGTTAAGAGAGAAG GTCGAGGTTCGGGTGACCAGAGACCGATCCAGGTTGAACAGACCTTCCAAGGGCTGGGAGGAACGCAGTCAAGAgatggcaccagcagctgcGGAACCGCTGTTGCGTGTTTCTCAGAG agctgtcccagcctggagaggagggtCCTAG